A region of the bacterium genome:
ATATATAATTCTTCATATGTTTGTTTTCTGTGATAGCATCATTTAAAAGTATCTTGACAATATCTCCAATAGACACAATGCCTAACAGTTTTTCGTTATCCATTATAGGAATATGCCGGATCTTGTTATTGGTCATAATTTCCATAATTGCTTCAATTTTATCTTCTATTGCAGCAGTAATAAGTTTGGCTTTTGGTGTCATGATATCCTTTACAAGCATATCG
Encoded here:
- a CDS encoding CBS domain-containing protein produces the protein MSIKSILQQKGAVVFQIQPDKPLCDCIKLLNEKRIGALMVIDKNSNIHGIISERDILHAAFNTKEQMCDMLVKDIMTPKAKLITAAIEDKIEAIMEIMTNNKIRHIPIMDNEKLLGIVSIGDIVKILLNDAITENKHMKNYISGGY